A genomic region of Paenibacillus sp. PL2-23 contains the following coding sequences:
- the yabQ gene encoding spore cortex biosynthesis protein YabQ encodes MSLATQWLTVAVMLVSGLGMGVVFDGYRVVSNELKFPRWWLPMLDIIYWMAAAVVVFRMLYASNNGEVRAYVFLGLAIGVILYYWLLSKTVIALVKWLIEAVRAMIRLMLKLLDWMIVKPILLLYKMVIVIVGFGTALTIFLLKIVVQLVRPIWLLLLWLLRPVTRPMGRWLKPQWESWRVEERLMKGLSAVKSRWNQWFRREKR; translated from the coding sequence GTGAGTCTCGCAACGCAATGGCTGACGGTGGCCGTCATGCTGGTGTCCGGCCTCGGGATGGGCGTCGTATTCGATGGATACCGCGTCGTGTCGAACGAGCTGAAATTTCCGCGCTGGTGGCTGCCGATGCTCGATATCATATACTGGATGGCGGCGGCTGTTGTCGTCTTCCGGATGCTGTACGCCAGCAACAACGGCGAGGTGCGGGCGTACGTTTTTCTTGGACTGGCTATCGGCGTCATTCTCTACTACTGGCTGCTGAGCAAGACGGTGATTGCGCTGGTGAAGTGGCTGATTGAAGCCGTCCGCGCAATGATTCGTTTGATGCTCAAGCTGCTGGATTGGATGATTGTAAAACCGATTCTTCTGCTCTATAAAATGGTCATTGTGATTGTAGGATTTGGGACTGCGCTCACTATATTCCTCCTAAAAATTGTGGTACAATTGGTTCGTCCAATTTGGCTTTTGCTATTATGGCTCTTAAGGCCCGTCACTCGTCCCATGGGACGATGGCTGAAGCCGCAATGGGAGTCATGGCGCGTGGAGGAACGTCTCATGAAGGGGCTGTCCGCCGTGAAGAGCCGCTGGAATCAATGGTTCAGGAGGGAGAAGCGATAA
- the yabP gene encoding sporulation protein YabP: MVESGKGQKNQEIRLINRKLLELTGVVNVESFDSEEFLLETELGFLTVTGQNLHIKHLSLEQGLVAIEGYVHSLAYLDGTSSNNKSKGLFGKLFK, translated from the coding sequence AAAAAAATCAAGAAATCAGGCTGATCAATCGGAAGCTGCTGGAGCTGACAGGCGTTGTGAACGTGGAGAGCTTCGACAGCGAGGAGTTTCTTCTGGAGACGGAGCTGGGCTTCCTGACCGTTACGGGTCAAAACCTGCATATTAAGCATCTGAGCCTGGAGCAAGGGCTTGTCGCAATAGAAGGCTATGTCCATTCCCTCGCCTATTTGGATGGAACATCCTCGAACAACAAATCCAAAGGCTTGTTCGGGAAGCTGTTCAAGTGA
- a CDS encoding septum formation initiator family protein: MATATAKQSASGSKRRYRLWMMFIILFMGWAGYTLFGQMQQQKATYQKLTAIEEGIEETRARTEELNKKVEQLNDPEYISQLATKELGMVKEGEQQIFSE; this comes from the coding sequence ATGGCAACTGCTACTGCGAAGCAGTCGGCATCGGGCTCGAAGCGCCGGTACAGGCTATGGATGATGTTCATCATCTTGTTCATGGGCTGGGCGGGATATACGTTATTTGGCCAGATGCAGCAGCAGAAGGCGACGTACCAGAAGCTGACCGCTATCGAGGAAGGGATCGAGGAGACGAGAGCCCGGACCGAGGAACTGAACAAGAAAGTCGAGCAGCTTAATGATCCCGAATATATCTCTCAGCTCGCAACCAAGGAGCTTGGCATGGTCAAAGAGGGAGAGCAGCAAATATTCAGCGAATAA